One window of Globicephala melas chromosome 2, mGloMel1.2, whole genome shotgun sequence genomic DNA carries:
- the CALML4 gene encoding LOW QUALITY PROTEIN: calmodulin-like protein 4 (The sequence of the model RefSeq protein was modified relative to this genomic sequence to represent the inferred CDS: substituted 1 base at 1 genomic stop codon), whose amino-acid sequence MAAVDLXPGPPPSLADFRLEAGRKGNRKAVLGAASARVATGGPAMAKFLSQDQINEYKECFSLYDKQQRGKMKATDLLMVMRCLGASPTPGEVQRHLQTHGIDRNGELDFSTFLTIMHMQIKQEDPEKEILLAMLMADKEKKGYIMASELRSKLMKLGEKLTHKEVDDLFREADIEPHGKVKYDEFIRKITIPVQDY is encoded by the exons ATGGCAGCCGTGGATTTATAACCCGGGCCTCCACCCAGCTTGGCGGACTTTCGACTTGAAGCCGGGAGGAAGGGGAACAGGAAGGCGGTTCTGGGAGCAGCGAGCGCACGGGTGGCAACCGGAGGCCCCGCGATG GCCAAGTTTCTTTCCCAGGACCAAATTAATG AGTACAAGGAATGCTTCTCCCTGTACGACAAGCAGCAGCGGGGGAAGATGAAAGCCACTGACCTCCTGATGGTGATGAGGTGCCTGGGGGCCAGCCCGACGCCGGGGGAGGTGCAGCGGCACCTGCAGACTCACGGGATAG ACAGAAATGGAGAGCTGGATTTCTCTACTTTCCTGACCATTATGCACATGCAAATAAAACAAGAGGACCCAGAGAAGGAAATTCTTTTGGCCATGTTGATGGCGGACAAGGAGAAGAAAGGCTACATCATGGCGTCTGAACTGCGGTCAAAACTCATGAAACTGGGAGAGAAGCTCACCCATAAAGAAG TGGATGATCTTTTCAGGGAAGCAGATATTGAACCTCATGGCAAAGTGAAGTATGACGAATTTATCCGCAAGATCACCATTCCTGTGCAGGACTACTGA